The Caldicellulosiruptor changbaiensis genome has a segment encoding these proteins:
- a CDS encoding aminotransferase class I/II-fold pyridoxal phosphate-dependent enzyme produces the protein MIDTTKFSLADFMKSEDKNIMELAKEFWEYKEDYVRRRHYQYRRVSITGSGPTMKIIDHYTGEIREMINLASNDYLNLTKHPRTIKAGIEALKKYGTGAGSVPLLGGTLDIHVELEKKIAKFKGCEDALIYTSGYGSNLGTISAILHEKDVAILDMYVHASIIDGCRNTNVEFFRHNNMDSLEKVLKKVKDKYNTKLVIVDGVYSMDGDIAPLDQIVEIAHAYGAFVMVDEAHATGVIGKNGRGTPEHCNVEGKVDIVAGTLSKALGAVGGFIATNKELVNYLHFYSRAYMFSTAPTPQATASLIEALNVIEEEPELRQRLWDNIRYFRENLLKLGFNIGNQQTAIFPIIIGDDYKVKEMCRELHEAGIYVNPVFYPAVPRRLSRIRISLTAGHTKEHLDRTLDVLQHLGKKYGII, from the coding sequence ATGATTGACACAACCAAATTTTCACTTGCTGATTTTATGAAGAGTGAAGACAAAAACATAATGGAACTTGCAAAGGAGTTTTGGGAATACAAAGAAGACTATGTCAGAAGAAGACATTATCAGTACAGACGAGTTTCTATCACAGGTTCTGGCCCAACTATGAAGATAATTGACCACTATACAGGCGAAATTAGAGAGATGATAAACCTTGCGTCAAATGACTATCTAAATCTTACCAAACATCCAAGGACTATAAAGGCAGGGATTGAGGCGCTTAAGAAATATGGAACGGGTGCTGGGTCTGTGCCACTTCTGGGTGGAACACTTGATATACATGTTGAACTTGAGAAGAAGATTGCAAAATTCAAAGGATGCGAAGATGCACTCATATACACAAGCGGATATGGTTCTAACTTAGGAACAATATCTGCAATTTTACATGAAAAAGATGTTGCTATCTTAGACATGTACGTTCATGCAAGTATAATTGACGGATGCAGAAATACAAATGTAGAGTTTTTTAGGCACAACAACATGGACTCGTTAGAGAAGGTACTTAAAAAAGTAAAAGACAAATACAATACAAAACTTGTAATAGTTGATGGTGTTTACTCAATGGATGGTGACATTGCACCACTTGACCAGATTGTTGAGATTGCTCACGCTTATGGTGCATTTGTAATGGTAGATGAAGCACATGCAACAGGTGTGATTGGCAAGAATGGGCGTGGTACACCTGAACACTGCAATGTTGAAGGAAAGGTTGACATAGTTGCAGGTACACTTTCAAAAGCTTTGGGTGCAGTTGGTGGATTTATTGCAACAAACAAGGAACTTGTGAATTATCTACACTTTTACTCAAGAGCGTATATGTTCTCAACAGCACCAACTCCACAAGCAACTGCTTCACTGATTGAGGCTTTGAATGTCATTGAAGAAGAACCAGAGCTAAGACAGAGGCTTTGGGATAATATAAGATACTTCAGAGAAAACTTATTAAAGCTTGGGTTTAATATTGGCAATCAGCAGACAGCAATATTCCCGATTATAATAGGTGATGATTATAAAGTGAAAGAGATGTGTAGAGAACTTCACGAGGCAGGTATCTATGTGAACCCTGTATTCTACCCGGCTGTTCCAAGAAGGTTGTCACGCATAAGAATTTCACTTACAGCAGGGCATACAAAAGAGCATCTTGACAGGACATTAGATGTTCTTCAACACTTAGGGAAGAAATACGGTATAATATAA
- a CDS encoding zinc-dependent alcohol dehydrogenase: protein MKAVVFDASVGKYIRTLVLGKISKKFFYNRLSCIQLKDIPEPKLPSENYVKIKTMYAGICGSDLNLIFLHDSPSTSPFASFPFVIGHENLGVIVEKGENVTEFEIGDRVIVDPVLDCDARELPRCPSCQEEEFSTCLNITEGKLKPGTIMGACNSTGGSWGEYFVAHKSQVIKVPNSVKDEEAILVDPLASALHPVMRNFPKDSDMVLVYGAGIIGLLVVWSLRKLGCKADITTIAKYKFQADLAMEFGANRVVRPSEDYLEELAKVCGAKIFKPMIGEKVLLGGFDKVFDCVGSKKTIRDGMWLTKQRGSYVLVGLASVVKDLDLTPIWFKELNVKGAYCYSTENVNEYRISTYQLALNLIQQFGIPYDKLITHYFNINDYQKAIEVASSKGSEKSIKVVFKFL, encoded by the coding sequence ATGAAAGCAGTTGTCTTTGACGCGAGTGTAGGAAAATATATAAGAACCTTAGTTTTAGGGAAAATTTCAAAGAAATTTTTCTACAATAGGCTATCGTGTATCCAGCTCAAAGATATTCCCGAGCCAAAACTTCCATCTGAAAACTATGTCAAGATAAAAACAATGTACGCAGGGATTTGTGGTTCTGACCTGAACCTAATTTTTTTGCATGACTCGCCTTCAACCTCGCCATTTGCTTCATTCCCATTTGTAATTGGCCATGAAAACCTTGGAGTGATAGTTGAAAAGGGGGAGAATGTAACAGAATTTGAGATAGGTGACAGGGTGATTGTAGACCCAGTTTTGGACTGTGACGCAAGAGAACTTCCAAGATGTCCTTCATGCCAAGAGGAAGAGTTTTCAACCTGTTTAAATATTACAGAAGGCAAGCTCAAGCCAGGTACCATAATGGGTGCCTGCAACTCAACAGGTGGTTCATGGGGAGAGTATTTTGTTGCTCACAAGTCACAAGTTATAAAGGTACCTAATTCTGTTAAAGATGAAGAAGCAATTTTGGTAGATCCATTAGCGTCTGCCCTTCATCCTGTTATGAGAAATTTCCCGAAAGATTCTGATATGGTTTTGGTATACGGTGCTGGGATAATAGGACTTTTGGTGGTCTGGAGTCTGAGAAAACTTGGTTGCAAAGCAGACATCACAACAATTGCAAAATATAAGTTTCAAGCTGACTTGGCAATGGAATTTGGCGCAAACAGGGTTGTAAGGCCGTCAGAAGATTATTTAGAAGAGCTTGCAAAGGTGTGCGGTGCTAAGATTTTCAAGCCAATGATTGGGGAGAAAGTCTTGCTTGGCGGGTTTGACAAGGTGTTTGACTGCGTTGGTTCAAAGAAAACTATTCGAGATGGTATGTGGCTTACAAAGCAGCGCGGAAGCTATGTTTTGGTTGGCCTTGCTTCAGTTGTGAAGGATTTGGATTTGACTCCAATTTGGTTCAAAGAGCTAAATGTAAAAGGAGCTTATTGCTATAGTACAGAGAATGTGAACGAGTATAGAATCTCTACCTACCAGCTTGCATTAAATCTTATACAGCAATTTGGAATTCCGTATGATAAATTGATCACTCACTATTTTAACATAAATGACTATCAAAAAGCGATAGAGGTAGCGTCTTCAAAGGGAAGTGAGAAGAGTATAAAAGTTGTGTTTAAATTTTTGTGA
- a CDS encoding LacI family DNA-binding transcriptional regulator → MVTIKDIAREAGVSPSTVSRVLSGKAKISPETTKRVMEAIERLGYIPNASAKSLVMKKAYSIGLFMPRRLEQTLTSTFFDQVVSGICSYINNTEYEIVLTIVPPEKEKESLERLIKSRKVDGFILLTSRINDYAIKYLRSIKFPFVLIGSPDRDKDYVNWVDNDNKRAGFDATEYLIKLGHTQIGFLGGMENLVLTQDRLSGYKSALNKYKLPIESQYIMFTEFDEQSSYEKAKEMLMLKNRPTAIVCIDEVVAYAAIKACKELELKVGYDVSVIGFNESIFSKLSSPRLTTVNTNIFYLGYYAAEMLIKELEEPYKTYKRLIVEHSIVDGETCSAI, encoded by the coding sequence ATGGTAACCATAAAGGATATAGCGAGAGAAGCAGGTGTGTCACCTTCAACAGTGTCACGGGTACTTTCAGGTAAGGCAAAGATCTCACCTGAGACAACAAAAAGAGTAATGGAAGCAATAGAGCGGCTTGGATACATTCCAAATGCGAGTGCCAAAAGCCTGGTGATGAAAAAGGCATATTCTATAGGACTTTTCATGCCACGAAGACTTGAACAAACACTTACAAGCACCTTTTTTGACCAAGTTGTATCTGGAATTTGCAGTTATATTAACAATACAGAATATGAAATTGTACTGACTATTGTGCCGCCAGAAAAGGAAAAAGAAAGCTTAGAAAGGCTCATAAAAAGTAGAAAAGTGGACGGCTTTATCCTGCTGACTTCTCGTATAAATGACTATGCTATTAAATATCTTCGATCTATAAAATTTCCTTTTGTCTTAATAGGCTCACCTGATAGGGATAAGGATTATGTGAACTGGGTTGACAATGACAACAAAAGAGCAGGGTTTGACGCAACAGAGTATTTAATCAAGCTTGGACACACTCAAATAGGTTTTTTGGGTGGTATGGAAAATCTTGTTTTGACTCAAGATAGGCTCTCTGGTTACAAAAGCGCTTTGAACAAATATAAACTTCCGATTGAGAGCCAGTATATAATGTTTACTGAGTTTGACGAGCAAAGTTCATATGAAAAGGCAAAGGAAATGCTGATGCTAAAAAACAGACCAACTGCCATTGTTTGTATTGACGAGGTTGTTGCCTATGCAGCAATAAAGGCATGCAAAGAGCTTGAATTGAAAGTAGGCTATGACGTGTCTGTAATTGGGTTTAATGAGTCCATCTTTTCTAAACTGTCTTCACCAAGGCTTACCACAGTTAATACAAACATATTTTATTTGGGCTATTATGCAGCTGAGATGCTGATAAAAGAATTAGAAGAACCATACAAAACTTACAAGAGGCTCATTGTCGAGCACTCTATTGTAGATGGGGAGACATGTAGTGCTATATAG
- a CDS encoding alpha/beta hydrolase produces MQKHVEIKNKIGQVLRGYLHVPNEYEGKIPAVAIFHGFTGNKMEPHFIFVKLSRLLENHGIASVRFDFAGSGESDGEFYDMTVTREIDDARCILDYLFSLDFVDKQKVSIVGLSLGGAISSYLAGEYREKLHKVVLWAPAGNMKEIAKNVVESNPLIKEKGYIDLGGLLLSEDFYYDLQKYDFFEAIKKYPNKVLILHGTNDTAVPVEVGRKYKEILGDRATLVEIEDADHTFNKYEWERVVLDKTVEFLKD; encoded by the coding sequence ATGCAAAAGCATGTTGAGATCAAGAATAAGATTGGGCAGGTATTACGCGGGTACTTACATGTACCAAATGAGTATGAAGGAAAGATTCCTGCAGTTGCAATCTTTCACGGCTTTACAGGTAACAAAATGGAACCACATTTCATATTTGTAAAGTTATCGCGGCTACTTGAAAACCATGGCATTGCAAGTGTTAGGTTTGACTTTGCAGGGTCTGGTGAGTCAGATGGTGAATTTTATGACATGACTGTAACACGGGAAATTGATGATGCAAGATGTATACTTGACTATCTATTTTCACTTGACTTTGTTGACAAACAAAAAGTGTCAATTGTAGGACTCTCTCTTGGTGGAGCAATTTCCTCATATCTTGCTGGTGAGTATAGGGAAAAGCTTCACAAGGTTGTATTGTGGGCACCTGCAGGAAATATGAAGGAAATTGCAAAGAATGTAGTTGAAAGTAATCCTCTAATAAAGGAGAAAGGATATATCGATTTAGGAGGTCTTCTTTTATCTGAAGATTTTTATTATGATTTACAAAAGTATGACTTTTTTGAAGCAATAAAGAAATATCCAAATAAAGTTTTAATTTTACATGGTACAAACGATACAGCAGTTCCGGTTGAAGTAGGAAGAAAGTACAAAGAGATTTTAGGTGATAGGGCAACACTTGTTGAAATAGAAGATGCAGATCACACGTTTAACAAATACGAATGGGAGAGAGTTGTTTTAGACAAGACAGTTGAATTTTTAAAGGACTAA
- the rpmB gene encoding 50S ribosomal protein L28 produces MAMCEICNKKVSFGNKVSHSNKKSRRTWKPNVKKIRVIINGQRKRIYVCTSCIKAGKVVRA; encoded by the coding sequence ATGGCAATGTGTGAAATTTGTAATAAAAAGGTGTCATTTGGAAACAAGGTAAGCCATTCAAACAAAAAGTCAAGAAGAACGTGGAAACCAAATGTAAAGAAAATTAGAGTAATTATAAACGGTCAAAGGAAAAGAATTTATGTTTGCACAAGTTGTATTAAGGCAGGCAAGGTTGTCCGTGCTTAA
- a CDS encoding bis-aminopropyl spermidine synthase family protein, producing MDELKGAVEFVKNKTKVNVNERDIEKVLAALNSTSHFWEVVFLSQKPFAVVRETINYLISIDFVKSDDSGNLEPTQKGKEFIEKNGIPVVKNYTCQCCEGRGIVFDEIKVAYEKFKEIVKTRPDAIVEYDQGYVTEETAFSRIALMIKKGDLVGKRLIVFGDDDLVSIAAALTKLPQEVLVLEIDKRLVDFINQAAKEHNLNLKAIEYDFRNKLPDELVKSFDTFTIDPPETIEALDLCFTRTTSSLKGAGCAGYFGLTNIEASLSKWHEFQKLLLNKFNAVITDIIENFNHYVNWNYLLPSLDSKLNFVNVQPKLNWYTSSMYRIELVKDIEIVNEYINCELYIDNEAILYKE from the coding sequence GTGGATGAACTAAAGGGTGCAGTTGAATTTGTAAAGAACAAAACAAAGGTTAATGTAAATGAAAGAGATATTGAAAAGGTTTTGGCAGCACTGAACTCTACAAGTCATTTTTGGGAAGTGGTATTTCTTTCACAAAAGCCGTTTGCTGTTGTGAGGGAAACAATTAATTATCTCATTTCAATAGATTTCGTAAAATCAGATGATAGCGGTAATTTAGAACCCACACAAAAAGGAAAAGAGTTTATCGAAAAGAATGGTATTCCTGTTGTAAAAAATTACACATGTCAATGCTGCGAAGGACGCGGCATTGTATTTGACGAAATAAAAGTTGCTTACGAGAAGTTCAAAGAGATAGTAAAGACAAGACCTGATGCTATAGTTGAATATGACCAAGGTTATGTTACTGAAGAAACAGCATTCTCAAGAATTGCTCTTATGATTAAAAAAGGAGACCTTGTTGGAAAGAGACTTATTGTATTTGGCGATGATGATTTGGTATCAATCGCAGCAGCTTTGACAAAACTTCCACAAGAGGTTTTAGTATTAGAAATCGATAAAAGGCTTGTAGATTTTATAAACCAAGCTGCAAAAGAACATAATCTCAATTTGAAAGCAATTGAGTATGACTTCAGAAACAAGCTTCCTGATGAGCTTGTAAAGAGCTTTGACACATTCACAATTGATCCACCAGAGACAATTGAAGCTTTGGATTTGTGCTTTACAAGGACAACATCAAGCTTAAAAGGAGCAGGCTGTGCGGGATATTTTGGTCTTACAAACATTGAGGCATCACTTTCAAAATGGCACGAATTTCAGAAACTTCTTTTGAATAAATTCAATGCAGTTATTACAGACATCATTGAGAACTTCAATCATTACGTAAACTGGAATTATCTCCTTCCTTCATTAGACAGTAAGCTCAATTTTGTAAATGTACAGCCAAAACTCAACTGGTACACATCCAGCATGTACAGAATTGAGCTTGTAAAGGACATTGAAATTGTAAATGAGTATATCAACTGTGAACTTTATATAGACAATGAGGCAATCTTGTACAAGGAATAA
- the truD gene encoding tRNA pseudouridine(13) synthase TruD, with translation MKIKVLPEDFIVKEEIDIEIKPSGKYKIYLLKKKHWNTVDALRFISRENKIPFEKIGCAGRKDRHALTYQYISVPREYDINFNKENVKLEFLGYSDDFVSPMTLKGNYFEVVIRKIKNKDERIFQRLDEIKKFGFPNYFDDQRFGSAENDQEFIGEKIAKKHYNGALKLYFTTIHPEDKREEKERKKKIFELWGDFEKILPLCKTKVEKDIIKTLMKGKSRHYLIEAVNLIPKEEMSMFFSAYQSYIWNRILSTVLPYYTDLLRPVKGKIMEYLIYRTLSEKALEELKNLQIPTVSSKIPYVNNFVNNTILEVLNERGLKPSDFDLKKIKKSFYKSFLRPAIVFPENLEVSNFEEDDFYSGYFKLKLKFHLPAGSFATMLIKSLTILY, from the coding sequence TTGAAGATTAAAGTACTACCTGAAGATTTTATAGTCAAAGAGGAAATTGACATTGAAATAAAACCAAGCGGAAAATACAAGATTTATCTTTTGAAAAAGAAACACTGGAACACAGTTGATGCTTTAAGGTTTATATCAAGAGAGAACAAGATTCCGTTTGAGAAGATAGGCTGTGCAGGGAGAAAGGATAGACATGCTCTTACTTATCAATATATTTCTGTTCCCAGAGAATATGACATAAATTTCAATAAGGAAAATGTTAAACTTGAGTTTCTCGGATATTCGGATGATTTTGTTTCACCTATGACACTCAAAGGCAATTACTTTGAGGTAGTAATAAGAAAGATAAAAAACAAAGACGAAAGAATTTTTCAAAGGCTTGATGAGATAAAAAAATTCGGTTTTCCAAACTATTTTGATGATCAGCGTTTTGGAAGTGCTGAGAATGACCAAGAGTTTATCGGCGAGAAAATAGCAAAAAAACATTACAACGGTGCACTTAAACTCTATTTTACCACCATTCATCCTGAAGATAAAAGAGAAGAAAAGGAAAGAAAGAAAAAGATATTTGAGCTTTGGGGGGACTTCGAAAAGATACTTCCTCTTTGCAAAACAAAGGTTGAAAAGGATATAATAAAAACTTTAATGAAAGGAAAAAGCAGACATTATTTAATCGAGGCTGTAAACCTTATTCCAAAAGAAGAGATGTCAATGTTCTTCTCAGCTTACCAGAGCTATATTTGGAACAGGATTTTGAGCACAGTTTTACCATATTATACTGATTTGCTAAGACCTGTTAAGGGGAAGATTATGGAATATCTTATTTATAGAACGCTTTCTGAAAAGGCTTTGGAGGAATTAAAAAATCTTCAAATTCCGACCGTATCATCAAAAATACCTTACGTAAACAATTTTGTTAACAATACAATCTTGGAGGTTTTAAATGAACGAGGGCTTAAACCTTCAGACTTTGACCTCAAAAAGATAAAAAAATCTTTTTACAAATCATTTTTAAGACCTGCAATAGTCTTTCCAGAAAACCTTGAGGTTTCAAACTTTGAAGAAGATGACTTTTATAGCGGATATTTTAAACTAAAATTGAAATTTCATCTTCCAGCCGGCTCATTTGCCACAATGCTGATAAAGAGTTTAACCATTTTATACTAA